Proteins encoded together in one Onychomys torridus chromosome 1, mOncTor1.1, whole genome shotgun sequence window:
- the Eps8l1 gene encoding epidermal growth factor receptor kinase substrate 8-like protein 1 yields the protein MSTTAGPEAAPKPSAKSIYEQRKRYSTVVMADVSQYHVNHLVTFCLGEEDGVHTVEDASRKLAVMDSQGRVWAQEMLLRVSPGHVTLLDPVSKEELESYPLDAIVRCDAVMPRGRSRSLLLLVCQEPERAQPDVHFFQGLLLGAELIREDIQGALQNYRSGRGERRAAALRATQEELQRGASPAAETPPLQRRPSVRAVISTVEPSAGRGRPQVEPIPEAEEAGRPGPARTTTTTSDATPTSPDLGPRGPELAGLQAERDVDILNHVFDDVESFVSRLQKSAEAARVLEHRERGRRTRRRAAGEGLLTLRAKPPTEAEYTDVLQKIKYAFSLLARLRGNIANPSSPELLHFLFGPLQMIVNTSGGPEFASSVRRPHLTLEAVALLRGNVTPRENALWTSLGDSWTRPGVELPPEEGSPYSPEFYSGWEPPATDPQGRAWEDPVEKQLQHEKRRRQQSAPQVAVNGHQDPELEAESQLEERARKWVLCNYDFQARNSSELSVKHRDVLEVLDDRRKWWKVRDHRGQEGYVPYNILTLHPGPQVHRSQSPAGNLETSTPPPPPAPAPAPAQVRPQWDSCDSLNSLDPSEKEKFSQMLSVNEELQARLAQGRSGPSRVAPGARAPEPQLSPRSEASAVRAWLQTKGFSSGTVDALGVLTGAQLFSLQKEELRAVCPEEGARVYSQVTVQRALLEDREKVSELEAVMEKQKKKVEGETKIEVI from the exons ATGAGCACCACCGCGGG GCCGGAAGCTGCACCCAAACCAAGTGCGAAGTCTATCTATG AACAAAGGAAACGTTACTCCACTGTGGTTATGGCTGACGTGTCCCAGTATCATGTCAAT CACCTGGTCACCTTCTGCCTGGGGGAGGAGGATGGAGTGCACACGGTAGAAGATGCTTCCAGAAAGCTGGCCGTCATGGACAGCCAGGGGCGCGTCTGGGCACAGGAGATGCTACTGAGAGTGTCACCTGGCCATGTCACTCTGCTTGACCCCGTCTCCAAG GAGGAGCTAGAGTCATATCCTCTTGACGCCATCGTACGCTGCGACGCGGTGATGCCCCGCGGCCGGAGCCGCTCGCTGCTGCTCCTGGTGTGCCAAGAGCCAGAGCGGGCACAACCAGATGTCCATTTCTTCCAAGGCCTGCTCCTCGGG GCGGAGCTGATTCGGGAGGACATCCAAGGTGCCCTGCAGAACTACCGCTCTGGACGCGGGGAACGCAGGGCGGCAGCGCTCAG GGCAACTCAGGAGGAGCTGCAACGTGGCGCCTCTCCAGCTGCGGAGACCCCGCCCTTACAGCGTCGCCCCTCGGTCCGCGCGGTGATCAGCACGGTGGAACCGTCCGCGGGCCGCGGGCGACCCCAGGTGGAGCCAATTCCAGAGGCGGAAGAAGCGGGGAGACCCGGCCCAGctcgcaccaccaccaccacgagcGACGCTACCCCGACCTCCCCGGACCTGGGCCCGAGGGGGCCGGAGCTGGCGGGTCTACAGGCGGAGCGGGACGTG GATATCCTGAACCACGTGTTCGACGACGTGGAGAGCTTCGTATCCAGACTGCAAAAGTCAGCGGAGGCTGCCCGGGTTTTGGAGCACCGCGAGCGGGGCCGCCGGACGCGACGCCGAGCTGCTGGAG AGGGCCTGCTGACGCTCCGAGCCAAGCCACCCACCGAGGCCGAATACACCGACGTGCTTCAGAAAATCAAATATGCCTTCAGTCTGCTG GCCCGATTGCGCGGCAACATCGCCAACCCGTCCTCTCCAGAGTTGTTGCACTTTCTGTTCGGACCTCTGCAGATG ATCGTGAATACTTCAGGCGGCCCTGAGTTCGCGAGCAGTGTGCGACGACCGCATCTGACGTTGGAGGCTGTGGCGCTGCTCCGCGGTAATGTCACTCCCCGTGAAAACGCGCTGTGGACCTCGCTGGGGGACTCCTGGACCCGCCCAGG GGTGGAGCTGCCCCCGGAAGAAGGGTCTCCATACAGTCCCGAATTCTACAGCGGCTGGGAGCCTCCGGCCACTGACCCGCAGGGCCGGGCCTGGGAAGACCCCGTGGAAAAACAGCTGCAGCATGAGAAGCGGCGCAGGCAG CAAAGCGCCCCGCAGGTCGCTGTCAATGG TCATCAAGATCCAGAACTGGAAGCTGAGTCGCAGCTAGAAGAGAGAGCCAGAAAGTGGGTTCTGTGTAATTATGACTTCCAGGCCCGAAATAGCAGTGAGCTGTCTGTCAAGCACCGAGATGTGTTGGAG GTCCTGGATGACAGGCGCAAGTGGTGGAAGGTTCGGGACCATAGGGGACAGGAGGGCTATGTACCCTATAACATCCTGACACTCCACCCTGGACCTCAGGTGCACCGCAGCCAAAGTCCTGCTGGGAACCTA GAGACTAgtacccctcctcccccacccgcACCAGCTCCAGCCCCTGCTCAGGTGCGGCCGCAATGGGACAGTTGTGACAGTCTCAACAGTTTGGACCCCAGCGAGAAGG AGAAATTCTCCCAGATGCTCAGTGTCAATGAGGAGCTGCAGGCGCGCCTGGCGCAGGGCCGTTCCGGACCTAGCCGGGTAGCCCCGGGAGCCCGCGCCCCGGAGCCTCAGCTCAGCCCGCGCTCTGAGGCCTCGGCGGTCCGTGCCTGGCTGCAGACCAAGGGCTTTAGCTCCGG GACCGTGGACGCACTGGGCGTGCTGACCGGCGCACAGCTCTTCTCGCTGCAAAAGGAAGAGTTGCGAGCGGTGTGCCCCGAGGAAGGGGCGCGGGTGTACAGCCAAGTCACCGTGCAGCGCGCGCTGCTGGAG gacagagaaaaagtATCAGAGCTGGAGGCGGTGAtggagaagcaaaagaaaaaagtggaaggCGAGACCAAGATAGAAGTTATCTGA